In a genomic window of Amblyomma americanum isolate KBUSLIRL-KWMA chromosome 4, ASM5285725v1, whole genome shotgun sequence:
- the LOC144128051 gene encoding uncharacterized protein KIAA0930, with the protein MSISNVMADDARDGKSSSSAMSSVFAEISQLRTREATDITPSGFVVVTSASFWMDIFIRHFLCAECSDQHDDLVFFVKKTTSKATRRYVPRLETTVQVFRRNSKKLPIADLDLHWEETVYLNLIVQQLEYTLTAAACLRTGNQHLQVLRRRSQRVYASPTRHSMEDKGDTEEVAYPDIFFAVDNYEEAFQGLSLRPGELLCVELCARRRDGPQAALLFLGCVAHEPLARALARADAASAAAAVRGRCHFVALRGPQGRGQAQVALRRTAPAQEWPCGPWRRSSEPGLVPPPNPGPLHRCRSERQGIDQCGTGEELEADDLRDALCGDDDRGMAAAGSRSEGLLDAMLTYVALPWHHIVADLLDIRREPLLTF; encoded by the exons ATGAGCATTTCAAATGTCATGGCAGACGACGCCCGAGATGGGAAGTCCAGCTCCTCCGCGATGTCGAGCGTGTTTGCAGAAATATCTCAGCTGCGCACGCGGGAAGCCACGGACATCACACCTTCCG GCTTTGTTGTTGTGACGAGTGCCAGTTTCTGGATGGACATCTTCATCCGACACTTTTTGTGTGCTGAATGTTCAGACCAGCACGATGACCTCGTGTTCTTTGTTAAGAAGACAACCAGCAAGGCGACTCGCCGCTATGTCCCACGTCTGGAG ACGACCGTGCAGGTGTTTCGTCGCAACTCCAAGAAGCTGCCCATAGCGGACCTGGACCTGCACTGGGAGGAGACCGTCTACCTCAACCTCATAGTGCAGCAGCTTGAGTACACGCTCACGGCAGCCGCATGCCTCCGCACAGGGAACCAACATCTGCAGGTGTTGCGGCGACGCTCGCAG CGGGTGTACGCCTCTCCTACGCGGCACAGCATGGAGGACAAAGGGGACACAGAGGAAGTGGCCTATCCAGACATCTTTTTTGCTGTCGACAACTATGAGGAG GCCTTCCAGGGGCTATCCCTGCGTCCGGGTGAGCTGCTGTGTGTGGAGCTGTGCGCGCGGCGCCGTGACGGCCCCCAGGCAGCGCTGCTGTTCCTGGGGTGCGTGGCACACGAGCCCCTTGCCCGCGCCTTGGCCCGCGCTGATGctgcgtcagccgccgccgctgtGCGGGGCCGCTGCCACTTCGTGGCCCTGCGGGGGCCCCAGGGGCGCGGGCAGGCACAGGTGGCGCTCAGGAGGACCGCACCTGCACAG GAATGGCCCTGTGGCCCATGGCGTCGAAGTTCGGAGCCAGGCCTGGTGCCACCTccaaacccgggaccactgcaCCGCTGTCGATCTGAGCGACAGGGCATCGACCAATGTGGAACTGGGGAAGAGCTGGAGGCTGATGACCTCCGTGATG CCCTGTGTGGCGATGACGACCGAGGCATGGCGGCTGCTGGCAGCAGAAGTGAGGGCCTCCTGGATGCCATGCTGACCTACGTGGCCCTGCCGTGGCACCACATTGTGGCCG ACCTCTTGGACATTCGGCGTGAGCCCCTTCTCACCTTCTAG